In Gossypium hirsutum isolate 1008001.06 chromosome D01, Gossypium_hirsutum_v2.1, whole genome shotgun sequence, the genomic window tttaaaaacacaaGGAAATTTGAATTACAAATATTATTATCTATAACCGCACACCTAGAGAGCATCGTACGTAATGGAACAGTATATAGGATCGAAAATATAAAGCATATATGGGAAATTGTCATCTGGAAAGAGCTCTCTGTCTATAATAACTAGCcttcaccatttttattattttaacctgTAGTGCAATTGTAGATTTAACAGTCTCTGCTTAGCTTTCAAGCTTTTCAAGGtatggtttcttttcttttctcttttttttttattattctgtaTTATCTCAGTCTCAAGCACACACGAAATGACAACAAAGAATAAAAACCAAAAGGATATCTCCCATGAAATCCGTAATGGTTTAAGTGCATGCAAGCAATCTGCTTTCTTGCTCCCcatttcctttcttcttcttcttcttcttcgtgaTCTTTCTTGGTTATAGCCATTGAACTTAAATCATAGTGGAGAAGTTGTTTGGTAGATTTTTACATCGTTGAGTGATGAGATCTGTAGAGAAAAACTCaaatttcattgaaaataaaTACCCCTAAATAGAAAAGCCAAGAAGAAGGCTTCAATTCTATCCAACTGTCCCAATTGTGCTCGAATTTGGACGGAGAGAAAAATCCTAACAGATAAAAtctatcttcttttttttatggAGAATACATTGTCATAGTTAACGAATAATTTCTTGACTTTCTTCCTATAGGTCTAGGGTGAGCCAACCTGGATTTGTAAGGTCTGCTGAGCCTCGCTCAATCTTATAACAACGACTATGAAACTGATATTTGATGATTTGTCATTTTAATTCCTCAAACATTTTACATGTTAGTATTTCAGAGCGAAGATAGCGATGGAAGGTGGTGAGAATGAGAATGGGGGTAAGAAGAGGGGATGTGGTTGCAGCAAGCAAGATTTCTTGCCAGAAGAGTCATTTCAGAGTTGTAGAAGCTATTTGAATGCATTGTGTAACACTAAATCTAGGCTTAGAGACCGGCTGCTGGCACGTTCCGCGGACCACATGGAACTACATGAAATACGTGGTCGTAGCCAGCATGAAATGAAGAAAAGGTTGAATTGGTGGGACATAATTTGGTTTGGgattggagctgtgatgggttcAGGAATATTTGTCCTCACTGGGGAAGCTGCTAGAAATCATTCTGGGCCTGCAGTTGTGGTTTCGTATCTTATTTCAGGTATGACTGCGCTGCTCTCGGTTTTGTGCTACACTGAATTCTGTGTGGAACTGCCGGTTGCGGGAGGCTCATTTACATATCTTAGAGTAGAGCTGGGTGATTTCGTTGCTTATATTGGTGCTGGGAACATTCTGTTTGAGTACGTGGTTGCTGGTGCTAGTGTGGCAAGGTCCTGGACTTCCTACCTCGCTACTTTGTTCAACCATGACCCCAATAGTTTCCGCTTCCATGCTTCATCCTTTCCCGAAGACTACAGCCATTTAGACCCTATTGCAGCAGTTGTCTCACTGCTCATCTGCATTACCGCATGTATGAGCACCAAAGGGTCCTCAAGGTTCAATTCCATTGCCACCATTGTCCATCTACTAGTTTTGCTTTTCATTCTCATTGTTGGTTTAACCAAAGGTAACCCCCAACATTTTTCCAACTTTGCCCCTAATGGCATCCGTGGTATTCTGAAAGCTTCCTCTATTCTCTTCTTTGCTTATGTGGGATTTGATGGAGTGGCAACCCTTGGAGAAGAGGTTAAGAACCCGGGTCGAGATATCCCAATCGGCTTAATAGGCTCGATGTTGATTATAATACTACTGTATTGCCTTCTCTCAGCAACATTGATTTTGATCCAACCCTACTACCAAATTGATGTGAATGCGCCATTTACTTTGGCATTCCAAGCCATAGGCCTGAAATGGGCTAAATATATTGTTGCTTTAGGTGCATTGAAGGGCATGACCACGGTCTTGCTAGCCAACATACTCGGACAAGCTCGGTATTTCACTCACATAGGGCGCACTCATATGGCACCACCCTTCCTTGCAACCGTTAACGAGAAAACAAGAACACCAGTTAACGCCACAGTCGTCATGACCCTCGTAAACTCCATCGTAGGATTCTTCACAAGCCTTGACGTGCTGGCAAACCTTCTTTCGCTGACAACACTGTTAATTTTCTCACTGGTTGCATTGGCGCTTTTGGTTAGACGTTACTATGTGGGAGGTGAGACAACAAGCTCCAACA contains:
- the LOC107921983 gene encoding cationic amino acid transporter 1; this encodes MEGGENENGGKKRGCGCSKQDFLPEESFQSCRSYLNALCNTKSRLRDRLLARSADHMELHEIRGRSQHEMKKRLNWWDIIWFGIGAVMGSGIFVLTGEAARNHSGPAVVVSYLISGMTALLSVLCYTEFCVELPVAGGSFTYLRVELGDFVAYIGAGNILFEYVVAGASVARSWTSYLATLFNHDPNSFRFHASSFPEDYSHLDPIAAVVSLLICITACMSTKGSSRFNSIATIVHLLVLLFILIVGLTKGNPQHFSNFAPNGIRGILKASSILFFAYVGFDGVATLGEEVKNPGRDIPIGLIGSMLIIILLYCLLSATLILIQPYYQIDVNAPFTLAFQAIGLKWAKYIVALGALKGMTTVLLANILGQARYFTHIGRTHMAPPFLATVNEKTRTPVNATVVMTLVNSIVGFFTSLDVLANLLSLTTLLIFSLVALALLVRRYYVGGETTSSNRNKLILFLMLIIGSSIATAVYWAIGKNGWIGYAVTVPIWFIATLGLNLMVKEAKKPKLWGVPLVPWLPSASFATNVFIMASVDGASYVRFGIWTLLLLLYYVFIALHASYDAAKETTDTTSAATATCLEDGGASQLHH